The Cydia strobilella chromosome 16, ilCydStro3.1, whole genome shotgun sequence genomic sequence ACATGCCGCGGAGGGCTGCAACCCGCAGCCTGCGTCGGGCCACCAACGCGGCCGCTCTATGAAAATAATCCTCGTtatggagtgaaacatgtcaagcAATCATcaactttataaacgtgagtgatcCGGTTAATATATGTATTAACATGTCAGTGTCCCACGgtagttttgttatttattacaataaccACTCCGAACTCGCCAAAAAGATTTAGGCACGTGAGAAAAGTGGGAGATCCGAAGTgtgtttttttctataaaatttcACTCTAGGTAGTTGTAGTGTTGCATCCACGAGCGTAATGTTTCAGGACTCTATGGATTGCCAAAACGGGGCGGAAAACTAAAGGACTTATCACACTTCGACGCGGCGTTCTTCGGCGTATCCAACAAACAAGCTGATCTTATGGACCCGACACTGCGGCTGCTCCTGGAGGTGACCCACGAGACCATAGTGGATGCAGGGCTCTGCCCCGCCGAGCTGCGCGGCACGCGCACGGGCGTTTACGTCGGTATCAGCCGCTCGGAAACTTTAAGCACATGGTGCATTGACTTTGACAAGATCAACGGCTACGCTATGACTGGCGGTGCCAGCGCTATGTTCCCCAACCGAGTTTCCTATGCCTTCGACCTGAAAGGGCCGTCGGTTGGTATAGATGCTGCCTGTTCTAGCTCTATGTACGCACTGGCACAGGCCGTGCACGACGTTCAGACGGGCCGTTGTGACGCCGCGATAGTCGCTGGCATAAACATTTGCCTCGACCCGGCAACGTCATTACACTTCCTTCGGTTGACCATGCTCTCACCGGATGGTCGTTGTGCCTCTTTTGATGAAAGCGGGCAGGGCTACGTACGTTCCGAGGCGGTGGTGGCCGTGATGTTGCAGCGCCGTCGCGACGCGCGCCGTGTGTACTGCACGGTGCGCGGTGCGGGCGTCAACAATGACGGCTACAAGCCGCAAGGCATTTCCTATCCCGCCGGCGCCATGCAGCGCCGCATCGCGCAAGAGACCCTTGAAGACGCCGGCCTGCACCCGCATGATATCGTGTATGTGGAAACGCACGGCACCGGTACCAAGGTGAGAATAGGATGACTTCACTCCAGTACTACATTATTACCTCGTAATAGGCGTTTAGTTATTCTGATAATACATTTCAGGTGGGCGATCTAGAGGAGGTTAACGCAATTGCGGAGCTTTATTGTAAGGACCGGGAGAAGCCGCTATTAATAGGCGCGGTCAAGTCCAACATGGGGCACGCGGAGCCGGCCTCCGGGCTGTGCTCCGTCGCCAAGATGGTGTTGGCAATGGAGCGTGGCGTCATCCCCGGGAACCTGCACTACAACAGCCCCAACACCGGCATCCCCGCACTCAGTGATGGCCGCATTaaggtatattataattattatgaatgaatgatatCTTAGTCTAGGTTAAAGGTAATTGAAATCATTAGTTAATTGggagtaaattaattaaaacgatcattttgtttttttgttttcatgCCATTAGTTTACGTCAATCAATAAGTTTTGTACGTATAATTAAGGATTATTAAACACTAATATAAGgatcaatttattacaatacgCCAGCTTTATTCGTTTTCaagatacatatttattaaagtaaatgCTAGACCGGGAACTTTTGCTCTCGAGGTATGAATTTTTGACTAAGTCGGATCGTAAAAAGAAGCatacttaggtatttcttttgttCATGAGTATTCTATGATACGTGTAGTATATgagcaatataaaaatatgctaTTGAATCCTCCATGTGATGCAGGTGGTTGACAAAAACACAACGTGGCAAGGCGGACTGGTGGCAGTGAACTCTTTCGGGTTTGGCGGCGCCAACGCGAATGTGATCCTAGAAGGAGGGCACGGGGGGCGGCCCCTGCCCGCGGAGTACCCGGTACCGCGCCTCGTGCTGGCCTCGGGCCGCACCGACGAAGCCGTAGAGAAACTACTCCGGCTAGCGGTGGATCATCCACGCGACGCAGAACTACACGCTTTAATAGACGCCGTGCATgcacgcaccatcgctggccacCCGCGCCGCGGGTACGCCGTGTTAGACCAGGCGGGGCCTGTACTTGAGGTGCTTGAAAACGAAGGTGAACAGCGGCCGGTCTGGTTCGCGTTCAGCGGCATAGGCTCGCAATGGGCCGGCATGGCGCGAGAGCTATTACGGTTGCCGACATTCGCAACGAGTATCGCGCGCTCGGCTAAAGCGCTAGAGCCGTACGGCGTGGACCTGACGTACGTGATCGCTGAGGCATCGGAGGACGAACTCCGCAACCTTATCTATTGCTTCGTGTCCATCGCCGCCGTGCAGGTGGCTATGGTCGACGTGCTGCGTGAACTTGGCGTACAACCTGATGGCATCATTGGGCATTCCGTTGGCGAAGTTGGTCAGTTCCTTGCTcacaaagttaattattgtaaattttatacACTTAACTTTGTGACTTGATCCCGTTGACTTCCATTTATCTGTATAAACAGCTTGTGCGTACGCGGATGGGACGCTGACGGCTGAACAGACGGTGCTGTGCGCGTACTGGCGCGGGCGCTGCACGCTGGATGCGGCGCCGGTGCCGGGTGCCATGGCCGCCGTCGGGCTGTCCTGGGAGGAGGCCGCGCGCCGCTGCCCCGCAGACATCGAGCTCGCTTGCCACAACTCCCTTGACAGTGTTACGGTGAGCACGAACGACAAATCACGTTATTTTAATAATCGTTGAATTGACCAATAGCCGGGCTAAAAGACGTCCGGTACTGGACAAAGGGTTTTCATAACGATCGATAGTGCGCTGGCCTTAATGGTTCTCTGTGATTTTGTCTTTAAATCATCTTGTAGGAGTCTTATTGAATACTGTACCTACTGTGACATTAATAGTGTTTAATTAAAGTATTACATAAGAATATATTTGCAACAGATCTCCGGTCCATTAGCGTCTATGGAGAGATTCATAGAGCAGTTGTCCGCTGACGGCGTGTTTGTACGGATGGTCAACTCTTCAGGCGTGGCATTTCACAGCAAGTGCATCGCGGGTGCCGCGTCGCTGTTGCGCGACCGCCTTCAGCAAGTAATCCCTAATCCGAAGCCGCGCAGCACCCGCTGGCTTTCCTCATCTATACCACCGGACCAGTGGAACTCAAATTTAGGTGAGTGTCTAAATATACCTACCGCATGTGCCAGACCACAAATTAGAGAGTGACGACTGACCTCGGACCGGTTTACAGCTCGGCTGAGTGACGCAGCATACCACGTGAACAACCTAGTGTCGCCGGTGCGGTTCGCCGGCGTGCTAGCTATGGTGCCGAAACACGCGCTGGTAGTGGAGGTGGCGCCGCATGCGTTGCTGCAGGCAGTGCTTAAGCGCGCGCTGCCCGGCGCCGCGCACGTGCCACTCGTACGTCGCGACGCCCCGGACACGCTGCTCCATCTGCTGGTCGCCGTGGGCAAAGCCTATGCCGCCGGCGCGCAACCTCAGGTAACAGAAGCTTGAATTCTTTTCGACACTGTAGACAACGTTTTGGCtgaaattgtacttatatcaatattaaagtaaaataacgatttttttacgTTGTAAGGTATCGCGTTTATACCCGCCTGTGTGCTGGCCGGTGTCGCGCGGCACGCCCGGGCTCGCGGCGCATATCGGCTGGGACCACTCCGCCGAGTGGTGCATCGTCGACTTCAAGACCCCCGCCCGCTCTGGGGAGAATATCATTGAGTGCGACCTCAACAAGCCCGACGACGCATTTCTTGCTGGACATAACGTCGATGGTCGGATTATATTCCCCACCGCCGGATATCTTGTGAGTTTTGGCCCACCTGTTTAAGTACTACTAAATAAGAGTGTTTAAGTGAATCTAAACTGGTAGAAGATTgactgatattttttatttgtttgaaacAGACATTGGTTTGGCGTACGGTGGCAAAGATGAAGAATCTAGATATGGAGCAGGCGGCGGTGGTATTCGAAAATGTGAATTTCCATCGCTCTACCATCTTGTCACGCGAAGCGCCATTGCGATTCCTTGTCTCGCTGCTGGATGGCACGGGGGAATTTCAGGTCTGCGAGGGCGGGGACGTGGTGGCCACGGGCACGGCGAGACTCACCGCCGACCCCGCCGCCGAACGCCTGACTACAGCCGCGCTGGCCCAGGCTGAAGAAAAGCAAAACGATTCACCAGATTTTGACTCTGAAGACATTTATAAAGAATTTCGCCTCCACGGTTACAACTACAAGAGCGTGTTCCGCGGGATTAAGTATTCGAACGCACGCGGCACACGCGGCTTGCTCAAATGGGAAGGCAACTGGATTTCGTTTATGGACACGGTACTGCAAATGTCTTTTATTGGCGCGTGCACGCGTGACTTGCATTTGGCGTCACGTATACAGCGTGTAGTCATTGATCCTGTTGCGCATCGCGAGGCGGTGGCGACTGCAGAGGCCAGTACTGTGCCTGTTAAGCGTTACCCGACAATTGATGCCATTGTTGCTGGTGGTGTAGAGTTCAGAGGTTTCAGCACGTTATTAGTGCCACGTCGTACAAATATTCAAGCCCCTCCCAAGCTCGAAAGACATGCATTTGTACCCTACATCGGTGCGCGTTTCGATGACGGGAACGAGGAGCTCTCCAAAAGACATGCGCTCACTGCCACAATACAATTGGTGATAGAGAACTGCGGACTGCAGCAACTCGAGCTAACGGAGCTGGCGCTGCAGCGACCCGTGGACGCACTGCTGCTGCCGCACGCTTTACAAGGTATTAAAAATCAGATGCTACTCGTATATTAGGTATATCTTTTAGTTACATTACCGTTTAGTGACGTCACTTAGGATGCGTTCTGCACACTCgtgtttttgatttatttttttgtaagttaacaaaaaaagtaatcgatgagttagatcaaacataatattgcacatttttagaagcaatatttttagtttttgtgcaaaaatgGTTAAGTACAACATTTTTTAAGTGCAAATATCTGCAAATATCAAGAATTTTTTTCTGGCAAAAAATCATGTAACTCGCAGTTAAGTACATTATTAAGTtacaaaatgaaattaaatgtaaatatgtgTCTAGATTAAAATACGGCAACATATTTGTGTCAACCGTCTAAATAAGTACtatgaacaaaaataaaattatattgtttatttaatattcaaaatacaaagaTTTTGAAAGATCTCACGTTAAATTAGGGATGGGGGGAGAGGATCAAGGGAAATCTCGCGGCATCTCACAAGAAGGGCGGGATGGTCAAAAATCCTCAAATACACCTCACGCAATTAATGGACGCCCCTAATATTTATGCATTTCCATTGTTTCCATATTTGCGCAGTACTGGAGGTTCAGCCAGGTCTGCGCGTGAGCGCCACGCTGGCGGCCGGCGCCGACGCGCCGCAGTACGCCGCCGCCATGGACCCGCTGCGAGTCAAGGTACTTATCGATTTTCcaaagatttcaaaagtaaagatataAGTTTCGTTTGACTTTTCTGTAACGATTGTCACTTGTCTTCTCAAACATTAACAAGATTTTATATCAAACATAACGTAGTATTCTATATGTGCAAAATCATTTCAGCTGTCGAAAAGGGATGCGGTGGGCCTAGAGAAAAGCCACTTGGTGCTGGGTGCTGACGTATTGAAGCGACACGGGACCGTGCTGGGCCCGGTCGCCGCGAGCTGCCACTTCCTGCTTCTGGATGAGGCCAAGCACTCGCTCGACTACCCTGCACAACAAGCGCTGGTCGCCGCCGCTGGCCTTTCCCTGGTGCTCTTtcactacatttttttttttactttattgcacagtaagaatatacagtgacaaaaggcagacttaatgctacacggcattctctaccagtcaacctttaggccaaacagagaaacatagttggtgcggggtatgtaaagaacactaaaactaaatgctttaatagacacaaatataaatgtaatatgtagataaaataaatatataggtacaacaataaatatataaatataaataaatatgtatatatatatatatatgtacctgcTACTAACTTTACTATGCAGATACTTAATCGTGAGACTTTTCAAATAGATACTTGCGCAGCTTGCGCTTGAACGTCAACTTAGTCTCGGCTTGTCGTATGCTGAGAGGCAAATCATTCCAGAGACGGGTGGCTTGCACGGTGAATGAATTGGTCGTAGCACCAGAGCGGTGGTGCGGGATAGCTAAAATAAGTTTACGAGCGGTGCGAAGTTCGCATCCTGGTCGAGcagttacaaatttaaatttagatcgCAAGTATTCTGGCGCCACTGGGTCAAAAAGAATGGAGAACAGGGTGCATAAAATTTTGAGACTTCTGCGCTCACGAATGCGAAGCCAGTTGAGTTGTCGGCGAAAGGCGGTTACGTGGTCATACAAGCGAAGGCCATAAATGAACCTAATACAGTTGTTCAATACTCGGTCGAGCTTGTCCAGTAATCCTTATTGTCAAAAATTCTTGTAAAAATAAGCGACTTCTAAAACTTTTAATGTCTAAAACTAACAATCCTATTCTAAATGACTATTATAAGCGATatgaaaaaatactaaaaatattatagtaaCAAAATCAAAAAAGCTGCACCATGCTTATGCCCATTCCTTGTTCCGCTACGGCATATTGCTTTGGGGCAACAGTACAATTGTAAACAGTCTGTTTATTGTAGTAAAAAAGGTGTAAATTATTAGGCTATagcaaatataaaacaaatgcaGAGCTGCCGTTCCTATTACAAAGAATCTTGACACATGCCTGCTTATAAATCTTTGAAGTATGTATGTTTGCAAAAGCCCATAGCCGTTTTTTCTTACAAGCCAAAGAACGACACACAAAGCCGCTAAACCTGCGACAGAATAACATCCGCGATATCCTCATCCAACCTAAAGTTATATCACTCAGGACCTCACATGATGtacattaatatatatatataagtaacaaAATTCCACAAGCAATAAAATCAATAGAAACCCCCAAATCATTTGAAACcaccttaaataaatacttattagaTAAAAGTTATAACTCTCTGCAGGAGTTTTTCGATGATACTTCCCGAAAAAAGTAGAATGTtagttttttttgcaattaattttaaaataaaaataaaaataaataaataaatcatttattcagacgagATAAACCCTATCTTACATtaatttcttctgccaaactgcatgacagtttgttggcagaggggactccCTTAAAACAGGTGGGTAGTCTTATCTAATTACATACTAAGTTAAACATAGCCTACTTAGGTACATCTTAGTGTTTACGGTAACTTCAATTTAACTTTGTctaacagaaacatttttattttacgcttAAACATCCTAAATGACTTACATTCCCTTATATCATACGGTATAtcattatacaattttaaatataagtatgtataaaaataaattgctgtgcccttacagggtctgtATTCCTGTAATACTATgagcaataaatatgtttgaatTTTGAAACCGTGTAGCCAGTCCCCTATTAATGTATCATGTCGCGCAGGTATCACGAGTGCACGCCGGGTCGCGCGAGTACGTGCTGCTACGACGCACTCCGGCCGTGCCGACGACTAGAGTGGTGCTAGAGGTTCGCGATGACGACTTCGACTGGCTAAAGCCACTGCAGGATGCCATGAAGCGCGCCGAAACCGAGGACATGCGCGTGTATTTGTGGTCACGCGCGCCCGGCTCCGGCGTGCTGGGCCTGGGCAAGTGCTTGAGGCGCGAACCCGGCGGCGACCGACTCCGTGTTTACTACTTGCCTGGAGCGGACGCGTTTGACCCTGACTCGCCGGCGTACAATGAGCAAGTACGACGTGACCTAGCCTTCAACGTGCTGCGCGATACCGTCTGGGCCACTTGTCGTCATCTGCCGCTGGACGGTATTGCCGACCTCCGGGTACAGGTATGGCCAAAATTTTATCTAAGATTTCAAACCTTTCCTTTATCGAgctacttttaaatttagttattgGGGGTcatctataatttattttctgacTAACTGTCAAAGTagaacttaattacttacttaacgATTGAAATCGATAACTCATATAGATATTAGATACTTTCAAATCAAATGCTTTAATGTTTAGGTTTACATACatttaattaaggaaactgtaagtctacaaTATTACTAACTACCCTTGTACCTAATGTTACATAtacgagactgtttgtttcttaataaataaaataaaaattaatagctTGTATTCAAATACTTACGACAAGTACATCTATAGGTGGAGCACGCGTACGTGGATACACTGACGCGCGGCGACCTGTCGGCGCTGCGCTGGATCGAGAGCGACCTGCGACACGCAACCGACCCTTGTCGCATATATTACTCGGCGCTCAACTTCCGCGACATCATGATCGCTTCCGGCAAGCTATCGCCCGTAGCAATAAAGGGGACGCTGGTTGAAAAGGTGAATTTCATAGTTACATGCcccttttgtatatttttaatgttgttctCCAGTACCAGTGTTGTTGTCCAGTTTGTGTTGTGTTGTCCTGTCCACTTCCACCATATATACCTTGACTTACGACAATAATTGTCTTTGCAGCAAAGTTGTATCCTCGGCTCGGAGTTCAGTGGCCGCTTGTCTACTGGCAAGCGCGTCATGGGCGTAGTTGTCCGAGGTTTGGCGAGCTCCGTAGTGCCTGACGTGAACTTTATGTGGGACGTGCCGAAACACTGGTCGCTGAAGGAGGCAGCCACCGTGCCGGTAGCGTATGCGACGGCATACTACGCGCTGGTAGTGCGCGGTCACATGCAGCGCGGCGAGGCTGTACTGGTGCACGCGGGTGTAGGCGGAGTGGGGCTGGCGGCCATCGAAATCGCGCTTTACGCCGGCTGCACCGTCTTCACCGCCGTGGACTCGCCCGACAAGCGCGCCTTCCTGCGGCAGCGTTTCCCGCACCTGTCGGATGCCAACATCGGAGACTCTCGCGACTGCTCGTTCGAGCAGCTTGTGCTACATCACACGCAAGGTCGGGGCGTCGACCTCGTGCTCAACTCACTCGCGGGCGACCAGCTGCAGGCGTCGCTCCGATGCCTCGGGGAGGGCGGACGCTTTCTCGAAATTGGCAAGGTGGACCTGAGCTCCAACACGGCGCTCGGTATGGCCATGCTGCAAAACAACACTACAGTACACTGCGTATTACTAGACGCATTGTTTGGCCGTGATCACCCCGAGAAGGCGGAGGTGGTGCGCTGCGTGGCTGACGGCATTGCCGCCGGAGCTGTGCGGCCGCTGCCTTCCACCGTTTATGATGACACCCAAATCGAGCAAGCCTTCAGGTATATTCAAACAAGCAACGATATATGATTACGGACCCACCCAACCCTTTTTAATTAATGTTTGCCTCGCAGGTACATGAACACGGAAAAACACGTCGGCAAAGTGTTGATCCGCGTGCGCTCGGAGGAGGTGAACAGCGAACTGGCGCCTGCGAAACTGCTGTCCGCGATGCCGCGCACCTACATGAACCCTGGCAAGAGCTATGTGCTCGTCGGTCAGTACCACTACTGCTAGTGGGTGTTGGTATCGTAACGATTTCCGCAATTTGGCCCGAAAACGTCATGCTATATGTTATAGCAATTAACTATTCTAGATTATATTAGCCATCTTACCATGTTAGAGATTTAGGGGCCCTTGCAAATACACTTCGTGCTTGTTCGATTCGATCATCAACATGTGTCGAATGATGGAGCTCAAGGGCAGCGCTTTAGATTCCTTTGGAGCCAGGTACTCTGTGCCAGTGTTAATTCtctgtctggcgagggcgtaaCATTTACCCTGTAGGTGTTGTACTGTCTTTCCCACGCATCACTTCTATAATTCGTCGTCTCATACATGTTGCAGGCGGGCTTGGCGGGTTCGGTCTGGAACTCGGCAAGTGGCTCGTACGCCGTGGCGCGCGCACACTCGTTCTTA encodes the following:
- the LOC134748511 gene encoding fatty acid synthase-like; its protein translation is MPSAIKDVASEVVLTGLSGRLPESGDIEEFARHLFAGVDMVTVDDRRWTPGLYGLPKRGGKLKDLSHFDAAFFGVSNKQADLMDPTLRLLLEVTHETIVDAGLCPAELRGTRTGVYVGISRSETLSTWCIDFDKINGYAMTGGASAMFPNRVSYAFDLKGPSVGIDAACSSSMYALAQAVHDVQTGRCDAAIVAGINICLDPATSLHFLRLTMLSPDGRCASFDESGQGYVRSEAVVAVMLQRRRDARRVYCTVRGAGVNNDGYKPQGISYPAGAMQRRIAQETLEDAGLHPHDIVYVETHGTGTKVGDLEEVNAIAELYCKDREKPLLIGAVKSNMGHAEPASGLCSVAKMVLAMERGVIPGNLHYNSPNTGIPALSDGRIKVVDKNTTWQGGLVAVNSFGFGGANANVILEGGHGGRPLPAEYPVPRLVLASGRTDEAVEKLLRLAVDHPRDAELHALIDAVHARTIAGHPRRGYAVLDQAGPVLEVLENEGEQRPVWFAFSGIGSQWAGMARELLRLPTFATSIARSAKALEPYGVDLTYVIAEASEDELRNLIYCFVSIAAVQVAMVDVLRELGVQPDGIIGHSVGEVACAYADGTLTAEQTVLCAYWRGRCTLDAAPVPGAMAAVGLSWEEAARRCPADIELACHNSLDSVTISGPLASMERFIEQLSADGVFVRMVNSSGVAFHSKCIAGAASLLRDRLQQVIPNPKPRSTRWLSSSIPPDQWNSNLARLSDAAYHVNNLVSPVRFAGVLAMVPKHALVVEVAPHALLQAVLKRALPGAAHVPLVRRDAPDTLLHLLVAVGKAYAAGAQPQVSRLYPPVCWPVSRGTPGLAAHIGWDHSAEWCIVDFKTPARSGENIIECDLNKPDDAFLAGHNVDGRIIFPTAGYLTLVWRTVAKMKNLDMEQAAVVFENVNFHRSTILSREAPLRFLVSLLDGTGEFQVCEGGDVVATGTARLTADPAAERLTTAALAQAEEKQNDSPDFDSEDIYKEFRLHGYNYKSVFRGIKYSNARGTRGLLKWEGNWISFMDTVLQMSFIGACTRDLHLASRIQRVVIDPVAHREAVATAEASTVPVKRYPTIDAIVAGGVEFRGFSTLLVPRRTNIQAPPKLERHAFVPYIGARFDDGNEELSKRHALTATIQLVIENCGLQQLELTELALQRPVDALLLPHALQVLEVQPGLRVSATLAAGADAPQYAAAMDPLRVKLSKRDAVGLEKSHLVLGADVLKRHGTVLGPVAASCHFLLLDEAKHSLDYPAQQALVAAAGLSLVSRVHAGSREYVLLRRTPAVPTTRVVLEVRDDDFDWLKPLQDAMKRAETEDMRVYLWSRAPGSGVLGLGKCLRREPGGDRLRVYYLPGADAFDPDSPAYNEQVRRDLAFNVLRDTVWATCRHLPLDGIADLRVQVEHAYVDTLTRGDLSALRWIESDLRHATDPCRIYYSALNFRDIMIASGKLSPVAIKGTLQSCILGSEFSGRLSTGKRVMGVVVRGLASSVVPDVNFMWDVPKHWSLKEAATVPVAYATAYYALVVRGHMQRGEAVLVHAGVGGVGLAAIEIALYAGCTVFTAVDSPDKRAFLRQRFPHLSDANIGDSRDCSFEQLVLHHTQGRGVDLVLNSLAGDQLQASLRCLGEGGRFLEIGKVDLSSNTALGMAMLQNNTTVHCVLLDALFGRDHPEKAEVVRCVADGIAAGAVRPLPSTVYDDTQIEQAFRYMNTEKHVGKVLIRVRSEEVNSELAPAKLLSAMPRTYMNPGKSYVLVGGLGGFGLELGKWLVRRGARTLVLNSRSGVRTGYQALCIYKWRSEGVHVVVSSEDATAAAGARALLQAAAAAAPIGGIFNLALVLRDAFLENQSPESFEAVVKPKIYATRALDMASRELAPELEHFVAFSSVTSGRGLAGQSNYGLANSAMERLCEQRRADGLPGLAVQWGAVGDVGVMTTMPHILEVGGTVPQRIASCLQTLEALLALPHAVVSSMVLADELRAQDKPTQAQDLVHAVAAIMGIRDINKVSETATLVELGMDSLMGTEIKQTLERNHGVVVSVQQVRTFTFGKLRTMADATAPSDFVNPSKPENSLELGSIELIPKRVLVKLQSQPGISPNDRPVFMVHTTEGSVNILRRVAANVRGTVYGLQCAKPAPLDNMVALASFYLKQVRATQPQPPYFLLGFSFGSSVAFEMALQLEQDGCATHLVLVNGSPAFVAMHATNAIMKRSILLQPDDADMLAYMAKLCYGLDLAEVANELEGLPDGEARVCRLSEIITARGVRADKDTLRIAATRIHRRLSIACHYKPSSRLRAPVTLFKAKGYHKSLGEEYGLNAVCEELNVRKMEDITHDRILTGDSAVAIADHVSELLAQY